A segment of the Candida albicans SC5314 chromosome 2, complete sequence genome:
GATTATTCAGCAACAAAGGGATTATTCCACCTTGTTCtcaatattaataatggtGCTGCTGAAGGAACAGGAATTATGCCTTTAGTGACTTTTGCTCAAAACTTGATAGGAACTCAATTACCCAATGAAATTGTAACATATAGTGTGGGTACTTTAAACAATCTTTTTGGTGGTTATCCAACACATAAAGATTTTGCCCCATCAATAGTATTTACAGTATTATTTGGAGTCTTTACAATTATTCACACAATCATTCTTTGTATCAACACATCCAGGGgtcattatttttatctttcATATGTATGGATATGCTACAGTATTATGAAATTTCTTGGGTTTCTTTTAAGAGCACTTTGGTCTACCGATATACTCAAGATTAAATTTGGATTGGCTTCTGAAGTTTTCCTTATTGTTTcaacatttattattgtatctgcaaatttgattttagcTCAACGTTTGTTCACTTGGAGACATCCTGTAGGAGGTTCAAGAAAATTGTTTTGGGGATTTATGTTTGCTACATATGGAATGGTTTTAGTAGTTATTGCAATCACAATATTGGCATCATTTGTACCTTACTTGTATTATTTGAGTGAAAAGTCATACTCGTCATGGGTAAAAACTGTTCAGTTTACTGcagttttaattttagCATATTGTTTGACGTCGGTGGCATTGATTGGTTTGTCGTTTTGGTTGCCCACTAAGAAAGATGAGAGTAGGTACACTTATCAACCCTGGTGGATTGAAAGTTTTGCTCCGTTTTATTTTGTGAAAAAAGGTGCAGCACAGGAAGCTGAAGCAACGTTTATGAAACGGAATTCCAACCATAGACATGCTACTCGTGTCATTGCTGCCactcatcatcattttaAAATGGTCAAAGGATTATCTACTGAGAGAGGAGACCTCAAACATAACGTGTCAATGGgattattgattatatcTACAGTATTGACTTTGTTTGGTTCCATAGTCAGAGCAATAGTGGTATTTCAGGCAAGAGAACATAAATTTGCTTCTCCAGCTGAAAGTATTTGGTTTGGATACTTATGTTGGGGAGTTTTTGAAAGCATCATCAGTATTCTTTACATTGTTTGCAGAGTCGATCTTAGATTCTATCGTCCTGATATATTACCTCAAGCAGTCAGAGCTATCATTACTGCCCAACAATCATACTATCCTTCAGACGATGAAAGTGGcgataatgatgataatcataattataaatcagaaataattgataaaccaGAACCACAGCAACAGCATGTTTATGCTAAACACATTGGTGGGTTTAGAGGAGATGAAAAActggttgttgatgaagacgaatttgatgatattgacTTTGATGAATGGGATTTTGGGGAAGTCAAAAAAGATAGAACTAACACAAGTTCAGATCAATCTTTTGTCAATAGTTCTTCTCACTGGGAAAAAGGAAGGGCACATCCAACTCAAATTCAAAGCAGCAAATCTGTCAAATATCAGGACACTAAAGAACCAGATATggaatttcaattttaataaataatattcaCTACAATAAGCAAGTTTTTTGGTTGCAAAAACGTAGGTATCACTGCGGGTCAGTATTAGCCAATAAAAAGCACACCGGGGGGCTTTTAGCTCAGCCATTATAGAAGATTCTACTGATTATACAATCTTGAgatttattctttttctccATTTTTTACGGTAAAAACAATGGGGAAAAAAAGTTATTTGTCATACACTCAATGTACAATAAATTTGAGTTTTGTTAAAagttttaattcaatttgtttccCTTCCTAGTATATTCTATTGGtcaaaaaatatcaatttattaattaactTATGATGTGTGtaaataattgaagaaaagaagTAGGGTGAGTTTGGTAGCGAcgtcaacaaaaattataattttcaatttgaccCCTCCTTGAGCacaaatttaatttttctttcttacttttttttcccacCAATCATTTCCCAATTGGGTAATTAACTCTTTtgagtaaaaaaaaaaatggatattcttcaatttctatAACAGAACAAGATCTTTTTCGACAAGGAAAGACAATAAACACCAGatacaataataatagtgaAGGTATTAAACACAGCCTTGTAGTGGCACAGTGGTATTAAGATGTTGTGAAGATATTGCAAAATTCCCCCTCAAAAAAAGAGTAACTCACTTAGATATACAAACTCACCCTTAAATCTCGAATCAtctttgaattgaataatagaaaataaatgattAAGTTGAACCActaattattatattacTTATTCTATTAACCCTTAAATTTAGTTGTGAGTTGGATTCAAGTGGGGCAAACATCATTTTAgtatttgttttgatttgtgcttctttctttttttttttttttttcgcagTTATTCTATGTATTAActaattcttgttttcGCCCAATTAAGAAAACTTCTACTAAATTAACCCATTTCttcttgaaatttttaaactCTGTTGCCTAGATATAACTTCTCTAATTTGGTAAAGACATATACcaaaaagatttaaaaTATCTACAGATTTGTATAAATTAAGAATCTGATACATCTAACTacatttcttcttttagtAATATAAGTGTGTTCCACTTTATAATAtctgttttctttttctatttctgtttctttcaaaaaacaaataccAACCCTGAAGATCTTGTCAAAATTTACCACATCtaataactttttttttctttttcttcattttttgattaaCTTTTCTATTGCTTTTTTTACCCATCTATCAATCACATCTGTCATTTGAACTTTCAGTTCTATTCACCGTCATcctcaaaaaagaaagaaacaataaattcaaaaatggtGGTTTCTGATTATAGTGCTACACAAGGGCTCATGGCTCTTTTATATAGCCTTAACAAAGGAGCTACAACAGGGACAGgtatcaaaaaattggtgGATCAGGCCCATAATTTGATAGGGCCAAATATCCCTGCTGCCGTTGTTGATTATAATGTTGGCACCCAGatcaatttatttggtTCATACCCAACAAGAGCAGATATCGCTCCGTCTATCGTATTTGCAGTTATATTCGGTATAATTATGCTTATTCATATGGCCATTCTAATAATTAATACGTCGAGAGGCCATCATTTTTATCTTTCATATATTTGGATCGTATACAGTATGATGAAAGTTATTGGGTTTGCCTTGAGGGCCAAATGGGGTACCAATCAAACTTTAGTTGCAATTGGGTTAACTTCAGAAGTGTTCTTGATTGTTCCTGCAGTGGTGATTGTGTCGGCAAATTTGATACTTGCTCAACGTCTTTTCACTTGGAGACATCCTGTTGGTGGTTCGAGAAAATTGTTCTGGTTCTTTATGATTTCATTATATTCATTCGTCACCGTTTTAGTTGCAGTTACAGTTTTGGCATCGTTTGTCCCATACTTGAACTTTTTGAGTTGGTGGTCATACCGTTCTTGGATTAAAGCTGTCCAATTCACAGGGGTTTTGGTTATTGTCTACAGTTTAACTGCAGTGGCATTGATTGCTTTATCATTCTGGTTGCCAACCAAAAAGGATGAGCTCAGATACACTTACCAACCATGGTGGATTGAAAGTTTTGCCCCCTTCTATTTTGTTGAGAAAAATGCTGCCCAAAAAGCCGAAGCTTCATTCATGAAAAGAAACTCCAACCACAGACACGCCACTCGTGTTATCGCTGCCactcatcatcatttcaAACTGGTTAAAGGTTTATCTAACCAAAGAGGTGATTTGAAACACAATATATCCATGGGATTATTGATTATCACTACCTTGTTAATCTTGATTGGTGATATTGGTAGATGTATCGTTGTTTTCCAAGCAAGACAGTCAAGGCATGCCAGTCAAGCTGCAAATATATGGTTTATGTATGTTTGTTGGGGGATTTTcgaaatcattatcaatgcACTTTACATCATTGGTAGAGTGGATCTTAGATTTTACCGTCCAGATGTGTTACCTGCAGCAGTTAGATCTATTGTTACCGCTGAACAAACTTACTACCCATCttctgatgaagaagaagatgggTTCCATAGAGACAGACCAGAAACATATGGGAAACTCCGTGGAAGAGCAGAATACGGACATGCCACACCAAATCGTCACCCAGCATATGGTCGCGAAGATCAAGAGCTGGCATTTGATGACGACGAAGATGATTATTTCGAAGATATTGATTCTCAAGAATGGGACTTTGGTGGAgccaaagaaaaagtgtCTAGTTCTACAGAAGACACAGGTCAACATCCATTTGGTATCACACAACAAGACAAAAAAGACGAACCTCCATACCCAGTTTATAATAGTGATAAACAACATGCAAGATTTGATGACGATAATGAATCGGAATTCAACTTTTAGGCTTGTTCACATTCTCCGTTGCTATTGAATCTTAATGTTTACTGTCATTatctatttatttaattcttatcgtatgaaaattttttgttgcaaTACCTAGTTGTAGCTTGCATTTCCTTTTACCCAGctactttttcttttttgaatcaatatttaACTCGTTaccatttattttttttttcgattCTTGTAACACTTTATATAgtaatattaaaatatttctttaaatGTTATGTTGTAGAGAATAGAAGATGGTTTTCCAACACCAATATATAACTGAAAGTGGATTAGTTTTTGGTGTGAGAacaggaaaaaaaaatagaacgTTTGGTAGAAAAACCGAAATCTTGATCTCATCTCCAATCATATTAAAGAGGCTTGCTTTTTCCTTTTACTTGAAGATACAACCTAGCAAAGATATCTCCCGACTATCAAAATGGTCTCTAACATATGGATAGCAGCTGCAGACAATCAAAGACAAATAGTCGAACAGTATATCAATTCCAATGAGTACACCCCAAACTCAAAAGACCCTAACGGATATACTGCTATTCATGCAGCCGCCTCATACGGTCATCTCAATTTATTGCAGTACTTGATAGAGAAGGGAGGTGATATAAATATCCAAGATAATGAAGGTGATACACCGTTGCACCATGTTGAGGATTTGAAAACTGCAAAATATATGGTGGAGAAATTGGGAGCCAGTTATAAGATCAAAAACAATGATGGGTTAACGGCACAACAATACATTGAAGAAGAGGATGAATTCCCTGAAGTAGCACAATACTTGAAAACATTGGCTCATGATAAACCTATTGCtagtgaagaagaaataaagGCCAACGAGTTCATAGAATCTTTACCTGCTCCAGGAAATATCGATGGTCACCAAATTAGATATAGTTTGGAAAACGAGGCTGCACAAGACGGAGAAGAACAACTATCACCAGAGGAATTGGAGGaaagaaggaagaaaaTTCAAGCTATCTTGGAAAGTGACAATCCAGAGGAAGCATTAAGGGATTTGGTTAAAAATGCTGTTCATGAAGGTATGAGTCAGTAcaaacaagaacaacatACAACAGGCAATGAAGAGGAACCTTCaagtaaaagaaaaaaagaataagaTATTTCAGATTTACAATTGTATAGActatttatcaaataataactTTGTATATTGTGTTGTAAACCTACGAACCGAATAAACAAGCAAAAAATTGGAGTCGATAAACTCTTTCTCGCAAAGctcaacaaacaataatagtCGTTCACCAGAAAAATTTTCGAcagaatttttcaaccaaGAATTTACAACTTTTTGCCTCTAAGTTTCCCTAAACTAAACACCACATCATGATTTACGAAATGTTAAATAGGCTACTTCCAATAGTTGCCCAACAAGGGTATGTGAGTATTCACTTAATTGAAAGTCTGAGAGTTTTTACTAACAGAACCCACCCTAATTCGAT
Coding sequences within it:
- a CDS encoding uncharacterized protein (Protein of unknown function; expression regulated by white-opaque switch; repressed by alpha pheromone in SpiderM medium; Spider biofilm induced); the protein is MVVSDYSATQGLMALLYSLNKGATTGTGIKKLVDQAHNLIGPNIPAAVVDYNVGTQINLFGSYPTRADIAPSIVFAVIFGIIMLIHMAILIINTSRGHHFYLSYIWIVYSMMKVIGFALRAKWGTNQTLVAIGLTSEVFLIVPAVVIVSANLILAQRLFTWRHPVGGSRKLFWFFMISLYSFVTVLVAVTVLASFVPYLNFLSWWSYRSWIKAVQFTGVLVIVYSLTAVALIALSFWLPTKKDELRYTYQPWWIESFAPFYFVEKNAAQKAEASFMKRNSNHRHATRVIAATHHHFKSVKGLSNQRGDLKHNISMGLLIITTLLILIGDIGRCIVVFQARQSRHASQAANIWFMYVCWGIFEIIINALYIIGRVDLRFYRPDVLPAAVRSIVTAEQTYYPSSDEEEDGFHRDRPETYGKLRGRAEYGHATPNRHPAYGREDQESAFDDDEDDYFEDIDSQEWDFGGAKEKVSSSTEDTGQHPFGITQQDKKDEPPYPVYNSDKQHARFDDDNESEFNF
- a CDS encoding uncharacterized protein (Protein of unknown function; rat catheter biofilm repressed), which encodes MTDDYSATKGLFHLVLNINNGAAEGTGIMPLVTFAQNLIGTQLPNEIVTYSVGTLNNLFGGYPTHKDFAPSIVFTVLFGVFTIIHTIILCINTSRGHYFYLSYVWICYSIMKFLGFLLRALWSTDILKIKFGLASEVFLIVSTFIIVSANLILAQRLFTWRHPVGGSRKLFWGFMFATYGMVLVVIAITILASFVPYLYYLSEKSYSSWVKTVQFTAVLILAYCLTSVALIGLSFWLPTKKDESRYTYQPWWIESFAPFYFVKKGAAQEAEATFMKRNSNHRHATRVIAATHHHFKMVKGLSTERGDLKHNVSMGLLIISTVLTLFGSIVRAIVVFQAREHKFASPAESIWFGYLCWGVFESIISILYIVCRVDLRFYRPDILPQAVRAIITAQQSYYPSDDESGDNDDNHNYKSEIIDKPEPQQQHVYAKHIGGFRGDEKSVVDEDEFDDIDFDEWDFGEVKKDRTNTSSDQSFVNSSSHWEKGRAHPTQIQSSKSVKYQDTKEPDMEFQF
- a CDS encoding uncharacterized protein (Ortholog(s) have cytosol, nucleus localization), whose translation is MVSNIWIAAADNQRQIVEQYINSNEYTPNSKDPNGYTAIHAAASYGHLNLLQYLIEKGGDINIQDNEGDTPLHHVEDLKTAKYMVEKLGASYKIKNNDGLTAQQYIEEEDEFPEVAQYLKTLAHDKPIASEEEIKANEFIESLPAPGNIDGHQIRYSLENEAAQDGEEQLSPEELEERRKKIQAILESDNPEEALRDLVKNAVHEGMSQYKQEQHTTGNEEEPSSKRKKE